The nucleotide sequence GCCAGCAGTCCGACGGCGTGGACTCCTGGAACGCCGGCTGGGTGACCCCGCGCGGCGGCTTCATCGGGCTGATCCAGACCGATCAGGCCAACCCCACCTGGACCCTCGAGCAGATCGACTCGCTGCCGCAGGCGGACACCGTTGAGGCCGGAGGCATCGAGTGGGAGGTGCACTTCGGCGAGGACGATGACGACGAGCAGCGCACCGCCTGGATCGGCGAGGTCGAGGGCACCACGGTGATCCTGCAGGGCACCGCACCCGACTCCGAGTTCGACCACGCCGCCCAGGCCGTTGCGGACGCCGCCGACGACAGCGCGTGAGCCGCGCCCCTTCCCTCACACCCGCCTACTTCCATCCAACCCAGGAGGATCCCATGACCGCCGCAACGCGCACGGACGCGCAGACCGCCCCCGAGCAGCCGTCACCCGCACCTGCCGTCGAGGAGACCCTCGAGGCCGCCTCCCCGTCGGCCGAGCAGCCGACGACGACGGCGACCGCGCCTGCTGCCGCCGCAGCGCAGCTGACCCCTCGCCAGGCCTGGGAGAAGCTGCAGGCCGGCAACCTCCGGTTCGTGGAGGGCACCTCGCAGCACCCGAACCAGAACGCCTCGCGGCGCGAGTCCCTGACGCAGTCGCAGAACCCGTTCGCCACGATCTTCGGCTGCTCGGACTCCCGCCTGGCCGCAGAGATCATCTTCGACCTGGGCCTGGGCGACACCTTCGTGGTCCGCACCGCCGGGCAGGTCATCGACGACGCCGTGATCGGAACTCTCGAGTACTCGGTCGAGGTGCTCAACGTCCCGCTGATCGTGATCCTCGGCCACGACAGCTGCGGAGCCGTCACGGCCACGCGCGAGTCGGTGCGCAGCGGCGAGATGCCGCGCGGCTTCCAGCGCTCGCTCGTCGAGCGCATCATGCCGGCCGTCCTCGACAGCCAGCGCGCGGGCCGGGACTCGGTCGACGAGATCGTGGAGGCCAACGTCGAGATGGTGGCCCACCGCATCCTCGATCAGTCCCGCTCGATCGCCTCCGCCGTGTCCATGGGCCGGGTCGCGATCGTGGGCATGTGCTACAGCCTGAAGCACGGCCGCGCCGAGCTCACCTTCGGCCACGGCTCGTGGCTGGACGTCCCCGAGCACGGCGGCGTCGAGCACCAGGGCTGATCTGCGGCCGGGCCGCTCCGCCCTGCGAGCGGCCCGGCGGGACTCTAGACTGGCCCCATGACTGAGAACACGTCCGAATACCGCATCGAGCACGACACCATGGGCGAGGTCCGCGTACCCGCGGACGCCCTCTACAGCGCTCAGACCCAGCGCGCCGTCCAGAACTTCCCGATCTCGGGCAAGACCCTGGAGCGCCAGCACATCCGGGCGCTGGCCCAGGTCAAGAAGGCCGCCGCCAAGGCCAACCAGGAGCTCGGCGTCCTGGACGCCCAGCGCGCCGAGGCGATCCGCAGCGCCGCGGATCGCGTGGCCGCCGGCGAGTTCGACGACCAGTTCCCGATCGACGTCTTCCAGACCGGCTCCGGCACCTCGTCCAACATGAACACCAACGAGGTCCTCTCCAAGCTGGCCTCGGACGAGCTGGCCTCCGCGGACGTCACCGTGCACCCGAACGACCACGTCAACGCCTCGCAGTCCTCGAACGACGTCTTCCCCACCTCCGTGCACGTGGCCGTGACCTCCGCGCTGAGCAACGAGCTGATCCCGGCCATGGAGACCCTGGCCGCATCGCTGGAGAAGAAGGCCGAGGAGTTCTCGGGCATCGTGAAGTCCGGACGCACCCACCTCATGGACGCCACCCCGGTGACCCTGGGCCAGGAGTTCGGCGGCTACGCTGCGCAGGTGCGCTACGGCATCGAGCGCGTCCAGTCCTCGCTGCCGCGTGTGGCCGAGGTCCCGCTCGGCGGCACCGCTGTGGGCACCGGCATCAACACCCCGGACGGCTTCT is from Kocuria palustris and encodes:
- a CDS encoding carbonic anhydrase; translation: MTAATRTDAQTAPEQPSPAPAVEETLEAASPSAEQPTTTATAPAAAAAQLTPRQAWEKLQAGNLRFVEGTSQHPNQNASRRESLTQSQNPFATIFGCSDSRLAAEIIFDLGLGDTFVVRTAGQVIDDAVIGTLEYSVEVLNVPLIVILGHDSCGAVTATRESVRSGEMPRGFQRSLVERIMPAVLDSQRAGRDSVDEIVEANVEMVAHRILDQSRSIASAVSMGRVAIVGMCYSLKHGRAELTFGHGSWLDVPEHGGVEHQG
- a CDS encoding class II fumarate hydratase, which encodes MTENTSEYRIEHDTMGEVRVPADALYSAQTQRAVQNFPISGKTLERQHIRALAQVKKAAAKANQELGVLDAQRAEAIRSAADRVAAGEFDDQFPIDVFQTGSGTSSNMNTNEVLSKLASDELASADVTVHPNDHVNASQSSNDVFPTSVHVAVTSALSNELIPAMETLAASLEKKAEEFSGIVKSGRTHLMDATPVTLGQEFGGYAAQVRYGIERVQSSLPRVAEVPLGGTAVGTGINTPDGFSARVIELLGEETGLPITEARNHFEAQANRDGLVEASGQLRNIAYSYMKINNDLRWMGSGPNTGLGEIAIPDLQPGSSIMPGKVNPVICEAAIQVSAQVIGNDTTVSLSSTNGAFELNVGIPVMAANLLESIRLLANTSTVMAEKMIDGLTANEDRCRFLAEASPSIVTPLNKAIGYESAAKIAKYAVANKVTVREATVELGYVDGEKLTEDQLDAALDVTTMIGQYK